DNA from bacterium:
CGCCGACGAAGAAGCTCCCCCGCCACTGCGGGAACGCGTTGCCCGTGTAGATGAGCAGCCCCGACGTCGCGATGGACGGGACCCAGTAGTGCACGGGCTGCTCCATCCCCTCGCGGTGGGTGGAGACGTGGATCGTGTCCCCGTTGTAGTTGATGCCGTAGCCGATCACGGGCCAGCCGTAGTTGCGGCCGGGCCGGATGAGGTTGAGCTCGTCGCCGCCGCGCGGGCCGTGCTCGTTGGCCCACAGCTCGCCGGTCTCGGGATGGATTGCGAGACCCTGCGGGTTGCGGTGGCCGTAGCTCCAGATCTCGGGCAGCGCGCCCTCGCGGTTCACGAACGGGTTGTCCGCGGGAACGCGGCCGTCCTCGTGCAGGCGGATGATGGTGCCCTGGTGGTTCGAGAGCTGCTGCGCCGGGTGCTGCTCGGCCGTCGCGCGGACGGGCGGCGCGCCGCGGTCGCCGACGCTGAAGAAGATGTAGCCGCGGCCGTCGAACACGAGGCGGGACCCGAAGTGGAGGCCGGTGTTGCTCCACGCCTTCGCCACGAAGATGTCGTGCACGTCCACCAGGCGGTCGCCCTCGAGCCGGCCGCGGGCGACGGCGGTGGTGCCCTGGCTGCCGTCTTCGTTCGGTTTCGAGTAAGTGAGGTAGATCAGCCGGTTGTTGGCGAAGTCGGGGTGCGGCACGACGTCCAGCAACCCGCCCTGGCCCTGGGCGCGCACCGCCGGCACGCCCTCGACCGGGTCCGGCAGGAGCTCGCCGTTGCGGACGATGCGCAGCCGGCCCGGCCGCTCGGTGATGAGCATGTCGCCGTTGGGCAGGAACGCGATGGACCACGGGTTCACGAGCCCTTCGGCGACGGTGACGACGCGGAAGTCGTGGTGCTGCGACCTGTGGACCGCCGGCGCGGCGCCGGTGGACTGCCCGTGCGCATCGCCGCCCGGCAACGTGGCCGCGACGAGGAGAGCGGCCACACGGATGGAGAGGGTGCGAAGCATGTCGTCCCCCTGCGGTGTCTGACACGTGTTCGGTGAACGCGTGAAAGCTAGGGGGAGCGGGCGGCGGGCACAACGCGGCGGGTGGTGCGGGCCGGCCTGCGCGTCGCTCAGGGCATGCCGCGGGCGCCGGCCAGCGGACGGGCCTGGGAGCGCGGCCCGGCCGCCGCAGCGCTGCAGATCGCCAGATGCGTTGCAGACTGCGGGACGCGTGGGGGACGCGTCTCGTCGGACAGGCGAGAGGGCAGGGGCGCGTCGCGCGCCGCGGCGGTCAACGGGGCACCGGGAACCGCACCAGCGCCATGCCGCCGCCGCCGCAGTCACGACAGCCGGGGAGCGGCTTGCCTCTGCGCTCGGTGCACCAGCAGAGCCGGAACGCGTCGCGGCCCGCAACGACGGACGCCCGGGCCGAGGGCTTGCGGTTCCGGCGGAGCTCGGTCGGTCGGACCGGCGGGGTCGGGGGCATCGTCATCGCTCGCATGGTTCGTTCTCGTCTCCGGAGAAGATCCACCGCGGCGACTTCTTCGGCAAGGGCCGGGCCGGAACGGCGGCGGGGAGGGGCGGCGAAGGTTGCCCGCGCCTCAGGCGAAGGGGAGCCGCGCCTCAGCCGGCGTACGCGATCCTGTAGATGACCCCGTTCGTGTCGTCGGACACCAGCAGCGCCCCGTCCCTCGCCACGGCGATGCCGGCGGGGCGCGCGAAGTAGGAGCGACCGTCGCCGAGGAGGAAGCCGCTGACGAAGTCCTCGATGGCGACGGGGCTGCCGTCGCGGAAGCGGATGCGGACGACCTTGTAGCCCGAGGCCGGAACGCGGTTCCACGAGCCGCGCATGGCGACGAACGCATCGCCGCGGTACTCGGCGGGGAACATCGCGCCGTCGTAGAACGCGAGCCCGATCGGCGCGCTGTGCGCGGTGTAGGTGAGCACCGCAGGCTGTGTGCGTGCGCAGTACGCCTCCCTGGTCATCCCCTCGGGCATGATGGCGAAGAGCTCGTCCACCTGCTGGCGCCCGTAGCAGAACGGCCAGCCGTAGTCGCCGCCCGCAACGATGCGGTTCAGCTCTTCGGGCGGCGTGTCATTGCCGCGCCAGTCCGTGCCGTGGTCCATGCCCCACAGCTCGCGGGTCTGCGGGTGGAAGGCGAAACCGATGGTGTTGCGCAGCCCCCGGGCGTAGAGGGTGCGAGCGGTGCCATCGAGCCTCGTCCTGATCAACGCTGCGTGCTCGGGGTTCGTCTCGACGCACGCGTTGCACGTGCTGCCGATGGAGATGTAGAGCATGCCGTCGGGGCCGATCGCGAGCGTGCGGTTGGGGTGCTGGCCGCCGTCCGGCAGGTCTGCGATGAGCGTGCGCGGCGTGCCGAGTCGGCCGTCGCCGCGCACGTCCGCAACGTAAACGGCTGTCGGCGCGGCGAGATACGCGCGGCCCTGGTGCAACGCGATGCCGTGTACGCCCTCGATGCCGGAGACGACGACGCTCTGCTCGTCCGCGCGGCCGTCGCCATCGCGGTCGCGGAGCAGCACGACATCGCCCGTGCGCGGCCGCGTGATGTACACACCCCCGTCCGGCGCAACGGCCATCATCCGCGGGTTGCCCATGCCCGTGGCGAACACATCCACGCGGAAACCGGCGGGCGTTTGCAGCCGGCCGAGCATCGTCATGTCGAACTCGCGGCGATGCGGCGTGAATGTGTAGCCGACGACGCGCTCGGCTTCGGGCGGTGGCGGCGCCGGCTGCGCGCCGGGCTCGCCGGGTTCGGGGGTGGGCCCGCACGCGAGCAGCAGGAGCATCGTGGCGCCGGTGGTGGATCGGAGCGTGGAGCGGTCCAAGACCATCGCCTGTCCTCACCGCGGCGGTTGCCTGCGCTTTCGGAGGCACCGCGGCGGGTGCAGGCGGTGTGCCGGCGTGCGGATGGACTCCACCACGCGGCAGGCGGCTGGAGAGCGTGGCGATGGGGCGTTGGTCGGCGTGGTGGAGGGTGTGCGCGGGCGGGTCGCCGCGTGCTCACGAAGGGTGCGGCGATCGGTGTGCGAAAGCGGCACGGCCACGGCGCGGGCACGTCGCACCCTGCCCGCTCACTCCTTGCGCTCCGGCCGCGTCAACGGTTTGATGCGGCGGCCGGCGGCAGAGTCCTCGATGAGCGTCTGGAGCCGCTTGCGCCTCGTCTCCTCGCGTTTGGCGCTGATGACCCACCACGTCGCGGCCTTTCGGTACGACGGCGGCTGCGCCTCGAAGAACGCCCAGGCCTCCTTCCGCTTGCGGAACTCCGTCTCCATCCACGGCTCGAACGCGACCGCGCCCTGCTCGAACGAGTAGCGACCCTGGAGGTCCTCGCGGCGGTTCTGGAACGCGGCGAGGCCGGCCGGCCGCATGCGGCCGGCCGCGATCAGTTCCTGCGCGGTGCGGATGTTGACCGCGCTCCAGATGCTGTTCGGCTTGCGCGGCGTGAAGCGGATGCGGTAACTGTGTTCGTCGATCGAGCGGCGCACGCCGTCGATCCAGCCGAAGCAGAGCGCCTCGGCCACGGCCTCGGGCCAGGTGATGCTCGGCTTGCCGGTCCCCTTCTTGTAGAAGCCGACCCACAGCTCCTTTGCCTCCGCGTGGTTGCGCTCGAGCCAGCGCCGGAACTCGGCGGCCGTGGCGAAGAACGTCGCGTCGCCTGTGGGAGCCATCGTCACTCGTGGTCCTCCATGGATCTGGCGCAGCAGCCGCCGAAGGATGGGCGCCGCGCGATCCTGCACCTGGATGTCGAACGCCTGCGCGGCTCCGCCCGGTCGACCGCTACGCGCCCGCGGCTGATCGTCATGGCCTGACCACCGGCGCGATGACGAGCCGCTCCACGTCCACCTCGTCGCGCTCGGCGAAGCCGATGCGGTCGCCGGGGAGGAACACGAGCGGGGACGGCGTCTCGGGCGGCAACGAGCCGGTGTAGTCGCCGGTCGCGTCGAACACGTCGATCGGGCCGGGCGAGCCGTCGAGCCCGCCCGAGCGCCGGACCCACAGCGAGCCGTCCGGCGCGAGCGCGACGGCGCGCACGATCTGGAGCTCCGGCGCGTAGCCGTGCTTCTCGATCCTGTCGGCGGCCGCGATGTTTCAAGGCGCGAGGGGGGGCCGGTGGGGAGCTCACCCACCACGGCGCGGGCGTCGGCCGCGGTGATCGGACGCGGCTCGATCGGGCGCCGGATGCTGCGCACCAGCCTGCCGCCCTCATAGAACTCCGCGACGTAGGCGGCGCCGGTCGCGACCGCGATGCGGCTCCCCCGGCGCGTCCAGCGGACCTGGGGTGCGAACAGCGTGGGCAGCGTCAAGTTCATCCCGCAGCTCGGAGAGTGTGCGGTCTTCGAGAGCGGAAGCACGCGGGTAAAGAGGACCGCCGTGTCCGCGCCTGCGATGTGCAGCAGTCTGACCGGCCGCTCGTCGGAGCCGCCGTAGCGCGCCCGGTCGAGTGCGGCGAGCCCGTCGGCCAGCGCGTGCACGATCGGCTGACCCCGCAGGGATCGGCGGGAACGGGAACGCGACCTGCGGTAGCACGGCGCCGTCCGGGCCGAAACGGACGAGGGCGCCCTTGATCAGGTCATGCACGTGTACGACGCCGTCCGCGCCGAGGGAGAGCGTGTGTGCGTCCCGAAACTCGCCGGGGCCGCCGCCCTCGCCGCCCGCCATCCAGCGCATGCGGCCTGTGGAATCGAATGAAACCACGCGCGCGTTCGTTGCGTCTAGGATGCAGAGGTTGCCGTCGTCGTCGGCCTCGACGAGGCCCTGGCGGACGCGGTAGAACGACTCGGGGCCGTCCGGCGCGCCGCCGAGCACGCGCTCGCGCTCGAAGCGCCACGTGAGCACGCGGTCCCGCGCCGGGCCGACGACGATCTCGACGCCGGCGGAATCCGCGCGGACGGTCGCGCCGGGTGCGCGCCCGCCGCCGCACGCGGCGTGGAGGGCGAGGCGGCAGGGGAGAGGCCTCATGGTGTCCTCCGCGAGGAGGTGGGTGGGGGTCGGGCGGTGGGCTGCCCGCGCCGTGGCGTCGGCGCTATGTTCGGGGCTCCGCCGCGCACGCGCAAGGCGGTCGGACCCGGGGCGGACCCGGCAACCCGTTGTGGACCGAACCGGCCGCCGGCTACGTTGGCTGGAGATGCGTCAGGAGCGGGAGATCGAACACGGAGCGTCCCCATGCGTACCCGGTTCCTCAACCTGGCACTCCTCGCGGCCCTGCTCGTCGGGAGCGCGCTGGCCTATCCGCGGTTGCCGGACCGGATCCCCGGGCACTTCGGCCTGGATGGCACGCCCACTCGCTGGGTGGAGACATCACCGGCCTCGTGGTTCTTGCTGCCGCTGATCGCGCTCGGGCTGAACCTGCTGCTCTACGCCATGGCGGCGCTTGCCACGCGCGACGCGCGGTTCGTGAACCTGCCGGGCAAGGAGCGCCTGCTCGCGCTGCCCATCGAGCGCCAACGCGAGGTGCTTCGCAGGGTGCGCGAGGGGATGGACGCGCTCATGGCGCCGACGACGCTCGCCTTCTGCCTGATCCAGCTCGCGATCTACCGCTCCGCCATCGGGATGGGCGGCCGGGTCGAGATCATCGCCGCCCTGCTCCTCGTGCTGCTCGGCTCGACCATCGGCACCATCAGCTTGCTGGTGCGGACCCAGGCCGAGCTGGACCGCCAGGTCCGGCTGGAGCACGAAGCGGCGATGTCCTGAGCCGGGGCCTCACGACCGTACCCTCGCCCCGCCCGCTCCCTGGCCCTCTCCTCGGGTCTACGCGCGGACCGGCGCGTGCTCGCGGTAGTACGCGATGAGGTCCGTGCTCACCGGTTCCGCGCCGAGCTGACGAAGCATGGTGATCACCTGGCCCCGGTGGTAGGTCGAGTGGTTGACCACGTGCCGGAGCATCTGGGCCATGGTGTTGGTGAACGGCTCGCCCTTGACGTTCCGGTACGACACCGCGCGGCGCAGGTCGTCCTCGCCCAGAGAATCGATGAACTCCTTTTGCTCGCGCTCGAACTCCGCCCAGCGCGCGCGGATCGCGTCGAGCGTGGACAGGTCCCAGGAGTCAGGGAGACCCGTGGGCGAGGTGCCTTTCCACCGGGACAGCCAGAGCCATTCGGCGCCGAGGATGTGCACGAGCGTCGCGCGGATGGAGGGGAAGCTGCTGCCGAGATCCTTGTCGAGCGCTTCGGGGCCGAGCTTCGCCGCGGCGTCGAGGATACGGCGGTTGGCCCAGCGGTTGTAGGCGAAGAGCTCGCGCAGTTCGTCGATCATTGTCATTCTCGATCCATCGTGTCGTTGTCGTTGGGCGTTCACCGGTTCTCCGATCCGGCCGCCGGGGCGAACTCGAGGAGCGCGACGCGGACCACGCCGAGCGAGTCGGTCGTGATGCCGAGCGCGCGGTCGAGGTCCACGAAGCCGTCGTCGAGCCAGATGCGCGCGGGCCAGGTCACGCGCGCGAAGAGCTTCCCATCAGCGGAGTAGACGTCTGCCTCGCTCGGCTGGCCCTGGGCGACGCTCCGCCGCACCCACAGGCGGCCGGCGCGGTCGAAGAACAAACCGGCGAGAGGCGGCTCTCGTTCCGGGACGCGGAAGCGGGCGCCGTCGGGGGCGGCGCCGATGCTCTGGAGTTGTGCAGCGATCCGCTTCTCGGCCCACTGCGCTTCCTCGGGGCTCAGAGGTGGAACCGGAAGAGAGTGGCTGCCTCGGCGGCGGGGTCGTAGCGGTGCCCGACGTCGATCAGGTGGCCGTCCGCGCTGAACGTGAGGGGCGCAGCGTAGTTCACGTCGCTGTGCGCCATTCGGAGCTGTCGGACGTCGGTCGCGCCGCCCGCGTCGATGCGGCACGCGGTGTAGCGGGCGTTGCCGACGTCGCGCATCCAGAGCAGGCCGGCGCGGTCGAACGCCAGACAGCAGGGCTGGCGCATCTCGCCGGGGCCGCTGCCTGCGCGGCCGAAGGAGAACGAGTGCGTGCCATCGGGCGCGAAGATGCGGACCTCGTTGGCCTGGCCGTCTGCGACGTAGATGCGGCCGCCAGCGTCCAGAGCGAGGCCGGACACCCGGCCGAACAGGTAGGCCGGCTCCCCTTCGGCCTCGCCGATTTGGAGCGTGACGGTGGCGCTGAGCGTTTCGATGTCGGCGTCGAGGGCTGCGCTGTCGGCGTCCCGCGGCCCAGCGCCGTACGCTGCGAGGACGGAGACGAGGAAGACGGTGGCGTAGGTCCGCGTGGTGGTTTCCATGATCGGATCTCCGGTCTGACGTACAGGTGAGGCGTGGGCCCGTGGACCACGCCGACTGCAGCCACACTGGAGTATCGCGACGCGTGCGCGCCGCGGCCCCTACCGCACGGTGATGCTGACCGAGTCGGCGCGGCCGCTGGGCCACTCCGCCCGGACCACGTGCGTGCCCGGCTCGAGCCGCCAGCGAGATCCCTCGATCGGCCGGCCGTCCACGAACCAGCGCACGGGCTCGTCCGGCGTCGCTCCGGCCGCGGCGAGCGGAATGGTCGCGTAGCGCGGGTCCACGCCCACCGGCCGCTCGTACACGTCGCCGTCCTGTGGTGAGAGGATCCGGTAGGCGACGTCGTTGCCTCCGTCCTCGGGCCCGGTGTCCGTGATCCCGGCGGCCGCGAGCGCCGCGTCGGCGCCGTACTGCGCCGCCCACTCCGCGTACTCGGGCGGCAGCACGGTCCGACCGCCGCGCTGCCAGTCGTCCTCGCGCGTGGGTTCCGTGCCGGGCAGGAACCACTCGGTCATGGATGGACACTCGGGCGTGGCGCGCAGGCCGGAGAGGATGCAGACCTGCACCGGCACGGCGCCGACCATGTCCGGCGTCGGCAGGTTGCCGGGCGGATAGCGCCGTGCGGTGAGCAGCGCGGCGCGGTGGAGCAGCGGCCCCGCGCCGGTGACGCCGCTCACGCCCTGCATCGGCCGGCCGCTGAAGTTGCCCACCCACACCGCGACGGTGAAGTTCGCCGTCGTCGCGACCGCCCAGTTGTCCGTGAAGTGCCGGCTGGTGCCGGTCTTGGTCGCGGCGGGGAAGGGCAGGTCCAGCGCGGACCCGACGCCGAAGCCCGGGATCCGCGCGACCGGGTCGCTCAGGATGTCCAGCACCAGCGCGGCCGCGCCGGCGGACATGAAGCGACGGCCGCCATCCGCTGCGGCTGCATTCGCTTCCGCCTCGTCCAGGGACCACGTCACCGGCCGCCACACGCCGCCGTTGGCGATCCCGCGATACGCGTTCGCCAGCTCCAGCAGCGTGACCTCGCCGTTGCCCAGCGCGAGGCCGAGGCCGTAGTGGTCGGCGCTGCGCGTGAGGGATGCGAAGCCGGCGTCGTGGAGCGTGGCGAGCAGCGCGCCTACACCCACACGTTCAGCCAGATCGACGGCGACGACGTTGTACGAGCTCGCCAGCGCCTCGCGCAGGCGCACCGGGCCGCGGTACTTCCGGTCGTAGTTCCGG
Protein-coding regions in this window:
- a CDS encoding damage-inducible protein DinB is translated as MTMIDELRELFAYNRWANRRILDAAAKLGPEALDKDLGSSFPSIRATLVHILGAEWLWLSRWKGTSPTGLPDSWDLSTLDAIRARWAEFEREQKEFIDSLGEDDLRRAVSYRNVKGEPFTNTMAQMLRHVVNHSTYHRGQVITMLRQLGAEPVSTDLIAYYREHAPVRA
- a CDS encoding bacteriocin-protection protein, whose translation is MAPTGDATFFATAAEFRRWLERNHAEAKELWVGFYKKGTGKPSITWPEAVAEALCFGWIDGVRRSIDEHSYRIRFTPRKPNSIWSAVNIRTAQELIAAGRMRPAGLAAFQNRREDLQGRYSFEQGAVAFEPWMETEFRKRKEAWAFFEAQPPSYRKAATWWVISAKREETRRKRLQTLIEDSAAGRRIKPLTRPERKE
- a CDS encoding oxidoreductase; amino-acid sequence: MVLDRSTLRSTTGATMLLLLACGPTPEPGEPGAQPAPPPPEAERVVGYTFTPHRREFDMTMLGRLQTPAGFRVDVFATGMGNPRMMAVAPDGGVYITRPRTGDVVLLRDRDGDGRADEQSVVVSGIEGVHGIALHQGRAYLAAPTAVYVADVRGDGRLGTPRTLIADLPDGGQHPNRTLAIGPDGMLYISIGSTCNACVETNPEHAALIRTRLDGTARTLYARGLRNTIGFAFHPQTRELWGMDHGTDWRGNDTPPEELNRIVAGGDYGWPFCYGRQQVDELFAIMPEGMTREAYCARTQPAVLTYTAHSAPIGLAFYDGAMFPAEYRGDAFVAMRGSWNRVPASGYKVVRIRFRDGSPVAIEDFVSGFLLGDGRSYFARPAGIAVARDGALLVSDDTNGVIYRIAYAG